The following coding sequences lie in one Pseudomonas svalbardensis genomic window:
- a CDS encoding OprD family porin — MLSMQLQACPPARFSRLSHTALASAAALAGFSPLSQAAFFEDSTATFETRNMYFNRDFRDGTSAQQSKRDEWAQGFMLNLQSGYTDGTVGFGVDALGMLGVKLDSSPDRTGTGLLPTHDDGRAADEYSKLGLTGKVKISATELKIGSLIPELPILKPNDGRILPQTFEGGLLTSKEIKNLTFTGGRLEKAKDRDSTDFEDIALNNKNSRFAGTAAGKHFDFGGVDYKFTDKITGSYHFAHLDEVYNQHFLGVVASQPFGPGTFGTDLRLAISDDQGAARGGNIDNKSLNGLVSYALSGHKFSAGYQHMSGDSAFPYVDGSDPYLVNFVQINDFAGAEERSWQARYDYDFAKLGIPGLSFMSRYLSGDNIKLKNGDEGKEWERNTEIKYVVQSGALKDVAVRLRNATYRSNYSARDADEVRLLVSYSVALW; from the coding sequence ATGCTGTCCATGCAGCTACAGGCTTGCCCGCCTGCTCGCTTTTCCCGCCTCAGCCACACCGCCCTTGCCAGTGCCGCCGCCCTCGCCGGCTTTTCGCCGTTGAGTCAGGCTGCCTTCTTCGAAGACAGTACGGCAACCTTCGAAACCCGCAACATGTATTTCAACCGCGACTTTCGCGACGGTACCAGCGCCCAGCAATCCAAGCGGGACGAATGGGCTCAGGGGTTCATGCTCAACCTGCAATCGGGTTACACCGACGGCACCGTGGGGTTCGGTGTCGATGCGCTGGGCATGCTGGGGGTCAAACTCGATTCGAGTCCCGACCGCACCGGCACCGGCCTGCTGCCAACCCATGACGACGGCCGCGCGGCCGATGAGTACTCCAAGCTTGGCTTGACCGGCAAAGTGAAAATCTCCGCCACGGAACTTAAAATCGGCAGCCTGATTCCGGAACTGCCGATCCTCAAGCCCAACGACGGGCGCATCCTGCCGCAGACCTTCGAAGGCGGCCTGCTGACCTCCAAAGAGATCAAGAACCTGACCTTCACCGGCGGGCGCCTGGAGAAAGCCAAGGACCGCGACAGCACCGACTTCGAAGACATCGCCCTCAACAACAAGAACAGCCGCTTTGCTGGTACCGCAGCCGGCAAGCATTTCGACTTTGGCGGCGTGGACTACAAGTTCACCGACAAAATCACCGGCAGCTACCACTTCGCGCACCTTGATGAAGTCTACAACCAGCACTTCCTCGGTGTTGTCGCTTCGCAACCGTTCGGCCCCGGCACTTTCGGCACCGATCTGCGCCTGGCCATCAGTGATGACCAGGGTGCGGCTCGTGGCGGCAATATCGACAACAAATCCCTCAACGGCTTGGTGAGCTACGCCTTGAGCGGGCATAAATTCAGCGCCGGCTATCAGCACATGTCCGGCGACAGCGCATTCCCTTATGTCGATGGCAGTGACCCGTACCTGGTCAACTTCGTTCAGATCAACGACTTTGCCGGTGCCGAAGAACGTTCCTGGCAAGCACGTTACGACTATGACTTCGCCAAACTCGGCATTCCGGGCCTGAGCTTCATGAGCCGTTACCTGAGCGGCGACAACATCAAGCTCAAGAACGGTGACGAAGGCAAAGAGTGGGAACGCAACACCGAAATCAAATACGTCGTACAAAGCGGCGCGCTCAAGGATGTCGCCGTGCGCCTGCGTAATGCCACTTACCGCTCCAACTATTCCGCTCGCGATGCCGATGAAGTGCGTCTGCTGGTGAGCTATAGCGTTGCCCTTTGGTAA
- a CDS encoding response regulator: protein MRVLLVEDHLQLAESVAQALKSTGLTVDVLHDGVAADLALSSEEYAMAILDVGLPRMDGFEVLARLRARGKNLPVLMLTARSDVKDRVHGLNLGADDYLAKPFELTELEARVKALLRRSVLGGERQQRCGVLTYDLDTRRFTLGEELLTLTSREQAVLEALIARPGRVMSKEQLASQVFGLDEEASPDAIEIYVHRLRKKLDGQPVVIVTFRGLGYLLESRDA, encoded by the coding sequence ATGCGTGTTCTGCTCGTCGAAGACCATCTGCAGCTCGCCGAAAGTGTCGCCCAGGCGCTCAAGAGCACCGGGCTGACCGTGGATGTGCTGCACGACGGTGTGGCGGCGGACCTGGCGTTGAGCAGCGAGGAATACGCCATGGCGATCCTCGACGTCGGCCTGCCGCGCATGGATGGCTTCGAAGTGCTGGCGCGCCTGCGGGCGCGGGGCAAGAACCTGCCGGTGTTGATGTTGACCGCTCGCAGCGACGTCAAGGATCGGGTCCACGGCCTGAACCTCGGCGCTGACGATTACCTGGCCAAACCTTTCGAACTGACCGAACTCGAAGCCCGGGTCAAAGCCTTGCTGCGCCGCAGTGTGCTCGGTGGTGAGCGCCAGCAGCGCTGCGGTGTGCTGACCTATGACCTGGACACTCGGCGCTTCACCCTCGGTGAAGAGTTGCTGACCCTGACCTCCCGCGAGCAGGCAGTGCTCGAAGCCCTGATCGCCCGACCTGGCCGGGTGATGAGCAAGGAACAACTGGCCTCGCAAGTATTCGGACTGGACGAAGAGGCCAGCCCCGACGCCATCGAGATCTATGTCCATCGCCTGCGCAAAAAGCTAGACGGCCAACCGGTCGTCATCGTGACCTTCCGCGGTCTCGGCTACTTGCTGGAAAGCCGCGATGCATAA
- a CDS encoding sensor histidine kinase: protein MHKPSSLRWRLLWNLALLLVVLMLASGLSAYWNGREAADTAYDRTLLASARTIAAGVSQRDGTLSADVPYVALDTFAYDSAGRIFYLVNDINQKLISGYENLPPPPPGTPRTDDYPALARFYNANYQGQNVRVVSLLKPVSEPNMNGMAEIRVAETDEARVSMARSLAADTLLRLGMLAVGALLLVWFAVSAALRPLERLRTAVEERQSDDLRPLPLVEVQHELWPLVRALNHFTERLRGQFERQAQFIADAAHELRTPLAALKARLELGLRSTEPETWRNTLEIAAQGTDRLTHLANQLLSLARVENGARAIAEGGAQLLDLSQLARELGMAMAPLAHARGVALALEADEPVWLRGEPTLLNELLSNLVDNALAHTPSGGNVILRVTAPAVLEVEDDGPGIPLEERDRVFERFYRRNQQVAGSGLGLAIVGEICRAHLAQISLHDGEQAGLKVRVSFIAGE, encoded by the coding sequence ATGCATAAGCCCAGCAGCCTGCGCTGGCGGTTGCTGTGGAATCTGGCGCTGTTGCTGGTGGTGTTGATGTTGGCCAGTGGTTTGAGCGCTTACTGGAACGGTCGCGAAGCTGCCGACACCGCCTATGACCGGACCTTGCTGGCCTCTGCGAGGACCATCGCTGCGGGCGTCTCCCAGCGCGACGGCACGCTGAGCGCCGACGTGCCGTACGTTGCCCTCGACACCTTCGCCTACGACAGCGCAGGACGGATTTTTTACTTGGTCAACGACATCAATCAGAAGCTGATCTCCGGTTACGAAAACCTTCCGCCACCGCCGCCGGGAACGCCGCGCACCGATGACTATCCGGCACTGGCGCGTTTCTATAACGCCAATTACCAGGGGCAGAACGTGCGCGTGGTGAGCCTGCTCAAACCCGTGAGCGAGCCGAACATGAACGGCATGGCGGAAATCCGCGTGGCGGAAACCGATGAGGCGCGGGTCAGCATGGCCCGCAGCCTGGCGGCGGACACGTTGCTGCGTCTGGGCATGCTGGCGGTGGGTGCGTTGTTGTTGGTGTGGTTTGCGGTCAGCGCCGCGTTGCGTCCGCTGGAACGCTTGCGCACCGCGGTGGAAGAGCGTCAGTCGGACGATCTGCGGCCATTGCCGTTGGTGGAAGTGCAGCACGAATTGTGGCCACTGGTGCGGGCGCTCAATCACTTCACCGAGCGCCTGCGCGGGCAGTTCGAGCGTCAGGCGCAGTTCATCGCCGATGCCGCCCATGAGCTGCGTACTCCCCTGGCGGCGCTCAAGGCACGACTGGAACTGGGTTTGCGCTCGACCGAACCTGAAACCTGGCGCAATACGTTGGAAATCGCCGCCCAAGGCACGGATCGTCTGACCCACCTTGCCAATCAATTGCTCTCGCTGGCACGGGTCGAAAATGGTGCACGGGCCATCGCCGAGGGCGGGGCGCAGTTGCTTGACCTCAGTCAGCTGGCTCGTGAACTCGGCATGGCCATGGCGCCGCTGGCCCACGCACGCGGTGTGGCGCTGGCGCTGGAAGCGGACGAACCGGTGTGGTTGCGCGGCGAGCCAACGCTGTTGAACGAACTGTTGAGCAATCTGGTGGATAACGCTCTGGCCCATACGCCGTCGGGTGGCAACGTCATTCTTCGGGTCACGGCACCGGCGGTGTTGGAGGTCGAGGACGACGGCCCGGGCATTCCTCTTGAAGAGCGCGATCGGGTGTTCGAGCGCTTTTACCGGCGTAACCAGCAGGTGGCCGGTTCGGGGTTGGGGCTGGCGATTGTTGGCGAGATCTGCCGCGCGCACCTGGCTCAAATCAGCCTGCACGATGGAGAGCAGGCCGGGTTGAAGGTGCGGGTGAGTTTTATTGCGGGAGAGTGA
- a CDS encoding HDOD domain-containing protein: MSELAEKVQQDLVEAIDNDDLVLPTLPEVALQIRKAAEDPEISVSTLSKVIGRDTALSARLIKVVNSPLLRATQEVTDLHTAITRLGINYSSNLAIGLVMEQIFHARSEVVEQKMRDVWRKSLEIAGISYALCRRYTQLKPDQAALGGLVHQIGVLPILTYAEDHYELLADPVSLNHVIDHIHPLLGDKLLRVWDFPEMLVQVPGLYLDFNRQSERVDYVDLVQVASLYCHKDTDHPLARIDAFSVPAFKKLGIDPENEAMCRDLEESRSMFY, from the coding sequence ATGAGCGAGCTGGCGGAAAAGGTCCAACAGGATTTGGTTGAGGCCATCGATAACGATGACCTGGTTCTGCCAACGTTACCGGAAGTGGCCCTGCAGATTCGCAAGGCCGCTGAAGACCCGGAAATCAGTGTCAGCACCCTGAGCAAAGTGATCGGCCGCGATACCGCGCTGTCGGCGCGGCTGATCAAAGTGGTCAATAGCCCGCTGTTGCGCGCGACCCAGGAAGTCACTGACCTGCACACGGCAATCACTCGATTGGGCATCAATTACAGCAGCAACCTGGCCATCGGTCTGGTCATGGAACAGATTTTCCATGCCCGCTCCGAGGTGGTAGAACAGAAAATGCGCGATGTCTGGCGCAAAAGCCTGGAAATCGCCGGGATCAGCTATGCATTGTGCCGTAGATACACGCAACTCAAGCCCGACCAGGCAGCCCTTGGCGGACTGGTGCATCAGATCGGTGTGTTGCCGATCCTGACCTACGCCGAAGATCACTATGAACTGCTGGCTGACCCGGTCAGCCTCAACCATGTGATCGATCACATTCATCCACTGCTCGGCGACAAACTGCTCAGGGTCTGGGACTTTCCGGAGATGCTGGTACAGGTGCCGGGGCTTTATCTGGACTTCAATCGACAGTCCGAGCGGGTCGACTATGTCGATCTGGTGCAGGTGGCCAGCCTGTATTGCCACAAGGACACCGACCATCCCCTCGCGCGCATCGACGCATTCAGCGTGCCGGCATTCAAAAAGCTGGGGATTGATCCGGAGAACGAGGCGATGTGCCGCGATCTGGAAGAGTCGCGGTCGATGTTCTATTAG
- the ygfZ gene encoding CAF17-like 4Fe-4S cluster assembly/insertion protein YgfZ — protein MADSAFFCTLSHEGVLAVRGADAGKFLQGQLTCNLNYLSDTQASLGARCTQKGRMQSSFRILLEGDGVLMAMSTELLEPQLADLKKYAVFSKSKLTDESAAWVRFGIDHGDAALFSLGLELPADTDSVARNDGLIAIRVSPDRAELWVAADQAELIKGKLSAVLAEGDLNQWLLGQIRAGIGQVMSSTRELFIPQMLNLQAVGGVSFKKGCYTGQEIVARMQYLGKLKRRLYRLKLDASELPESGTQLFSPTHGSSIGEVVLAANAGQNIELLAVLQAEAAEGGDIHLGALEGPALHLLDLPYQLDRDREIQR, from the coding sequence ATGGCCGATTCTGCTTTTTTCTGCACCCTGTCTCACGAAGGCGTTCTCGCAGTACGCGGCGCGGATGCCGGCAAATTCCTGCAAGGCCAATTGACCTGCAACCTCAATTACCTGAGTGACACCCAGGCCAGCCTCGGCGCCCGCTGCACGCAGAAAGGCCGGATGCAGTCGAGTTTCCGCATCCTGCTGGAAGGCGACGGCGTTCTGATGGCCATGTCCACCGAATTGCTGGAACCGCAACTGGCGGACCTGAAAAAGTACGCGGTGTTTTCCAAATCCAAACTGACCGACGAAAGCGCCGCCTGGGTCCGCTTCGGCATCGACCATGGCGATGCGGCACTCTTCAGCCTCGGTCTTGAGCTGCCGGCCGACACCGACAGCGTCGCGCGCAATGACGGTTTGATCGCCATTCGCGTCTCGCCGGACCGCGCCGAACTCTGGGTCGCCGCCGACCAGGCCGAGCTTATCAAGGGCAAGCTGTCCGCCGTATTGGCCGAAGGCGATCTGAATCAATGGCTGTTGGGCCAGATCCGCGCAGGGATCGGTCAGGTCATGTCGAGCACTCGCGAGTTGTTCATCCCGCAGATGCTCAATCTGCAAGCCGTGGGTGGCGTGAGCTTCAAGAAAGGTTGCTACACCGGCCAGGAAATCGTCGCGCGCATGCAGTACCTGGGCAAACTCAAGCGCCGCTTGTATCGCCTGAAACTGGATGCCAGCGAATTGCCTGAATCTGGCACACAATTGTTCTCCCCTACCCACGGCAGCTCTATCGGCGAAGTGGTGCTGGCCGCCAACGCCGGGCAAAACATTGAACTCCTGGCCGTGCTGCAAGCCGAAGCAGCAGAAGGGGGTGATATCCATCTGGGCGCGCTCGAAGGGCCAGCCCTGCACCTGCTTGACCTGCCTTACCAACTGGATCGCGATCGCGAAATCCAGCGTTAA
- a CDS encoding FAD assembly factor SdhE has translation MVEDVELNRLYWHSRRGMLELDVLLVPFVKEVYPHLNDVDRDCYRKLLECEDQDMFGWFMERAESEDPELQRMVRMILDRVQPK, from the coding sequence ATGGTCGAAGATGTTGAACTGAATCGCCTCTACTGGCACAGCCGCCGCGGCATGCTTGAGCTTGACGTGTTGCTGGTGCCGTTCGTGAAAGAGGTCTATCCGCACCTCAATGATGTCGACCGCGATTGCTACCGCAAGCTGCTCGAATGCGAAGATCAGGACATGTTCGGCTGGTTCATGGAACGCGCCGAATCGGAAGATCCGGAGCTTCAACGCATGGTTCGCATGATCCTGGATCGTGTCCAGCCCAAGTAA
- a CDS encoding protein YgfX translates to MSSPSNAFECRWHASRQLLAAYLLAQLFALGSLFLLSIPVWASLLGVVLCVVHGCWALPRHILLTHPEAFRGLRRDADGWQLWNQAAAWQPVQLRPDSLALPLIVVLRFRLRDERRVRSICVPRDSQAADLHRRLRVRLTFSRRRWAAPE, encoded by the coding sequence GTGTCCAGCCCAAGTAATGCGTTCGAATGCCGCTGGCATGCCTCACGGCAATTGCTGGCGGCGTATCTTCTGGCCCAGCTGTTCGCGCTGGGCTCGCTGTTCCTTCTGTCTATACCGGTCTGGGCCAGTCTGCTCGGCGTTGTGCTGTGCGTGGTTCACGGCTGTTGGGCGTTGCCGAGGCATATTCTGCTGACGCATCCTGAGGCATTTCGCGGCTTGCGTCGCGATGCCGATGGCTGGCAGTTGTGGAATCAGGCAGCAGCTTGGCAGCCAGTGCAGTTGCGACCGGACAGCTTGGCATTGCCATTGATTGTGGTGCTGCGTTTTCGACTGCGAGACGAGCGGCGGGTCAGATCAATCTGCGTTCCCCGCGACTCGCAGGCGGCGGATCTGCACCGGCGCCTGCGGGTTCGGCTCACGTTCAGTCGACGTAGGTGGGCGGCACCAGAATAG
- the nadB gene encoding L-aspartate oxidase, which yields MSQQFQHDVLVIGSGAAGLSLALTLPGHLRIAVLSKGDLANGSTFWAQGGVAAVLDDTDTVESHVDDTLNAGGGLCHEDAVRFTVEHSKEAIQWLIDQGVPFTRDEQSGTEDGGFEFHLTREGGHSHRRIIHAADATGAAIFRTLLDKTRQRPNIELLEQRVAVDLITEKRLGLEGDRCLGAYVLNRGTGEVDTYGARFVILASGGAAKVYLYTSNPDGACGDGIAMAWRSGCRVANLEFNQFHPTCLYHPQAKSFLITEALRGEGAHLKLPNGERFMQRFDPRAELAPRDIVARAIDHEMKRLGVDCVYLDISHKPEAFIKTHFPTVYERCLEFSIDITKQPIPVVPAAHYTCGGVMVDQQGRTDVPGLYAIGETSFTGLHGANRMASNSLLECFVYARSAAADILEQLPQVSIPIALPVWDASQVTDSDEDVIIAHNWDELRRFMWDYVGIVRTNKRLQRAQHRVRLLLDEIDEFYSNYKVSRDLIELRNLAQVAELMIQSAMERKESRGLHYTLDYPNMLPVALDTILVPPTYVD from the coding sequence ATGAGCCAACAGTTTCAACACGATGTTCTGGTAATTGGCAGCGGTGCTGCCGGCTTGAGCCTTGCGCTGACCTTGCCCGGTCATTTGCGCATCGCCGTACTGAGCAAAGGCGACCTCGCCAATGGCTCGACTTTCTGGGCCCAGGGTGGCGTCGCTGCCGTCCTGGATGACACCGACACCGTTGAATCACATGTCGATGACACCCTCAATGCCGGCGGCGGCCTGTGCCACGAAGACGCTGTGCGCTTTACCGTCGAGCACAGTAAAGAGGCGATTCAATGGCTGATCGACCAAGGTGTGCCCTTCACCCGCGATGAACAGTCCGGCACCGAAGATGGTGGATTCGAGTTTCACCTGACCCGCGAAGGCGGTCACAGCCATCGGCGCATCATTCATGCCGCCGATGCCACGGGCGCAGCGATTTTCAGAACCTTGCTCGACAAGACCAGGCAACGACCGAACATCGAACTGCTGGAGCAGAGGGTCGCGGTCGACCTGATCACCGAAAAACGCCTGGGCCTCGAAGGTGATCGCTGCCTCGGCGCCTATGTCCTCAATCGCGGGACCGGTGAAGTCGACACCTACGGCGCTCGTTTCGTGATCCTCGCATCGGGCGGCGCAGCAAAGGTCTATCTCTATACCAGCAACCCCGATGGCGCCTGCGGTGACGGCATTGCCATGGCCTGGCGTTCGGGCTGCCGGGTGGCGAATCTGGAATTCAACCAGTTCCACCCCACTTGCCTGTATCACCCGCAAGCCAAGAGTTTCCTGATCACCGAAGCCCTGCGCGGCGAAGGCGCACACCTGAAGCTGCCCAACGGCGAACGCTTCATGCAACGCTTCGACCCTCGCGCCGAGCTGGCCCCGCGCGACATCGTCGCCCGGGCCATCGACCATGAAATGAAGCGCCTGGGCGTCGATTGTGTCTATCTGGACATCAGCCACAAGCCGGAAGCGTTCATCAAGACTCACTTCCCGACGGTGTACGAACGCTGCCTCGAATTCTCCATCGACATCACCAAGCAACCGATTCCGGTGGTTCCGGCGGCGCACTACACGTGCGGCGGCGTGATGGTCGATCAGCAGGGTCGCACCGACGTGCCGGGATTATATGCCATTGGCGAAACCAGCTTCACCGGCCTGCACGGCGCCAACCGCATGGCCAGCAACTCGTTACTCGAGTGTTTCGTTTACGCGCGCTCGGCGGCGGCGGACATTCTTGAGCAGCTGCCGCAGGTTTCGATTCCGATCGCTCTGCCCGTCTGGGATGCGAGCCAGGTCACCGACTCCGATGAGGACGTAATCATTGCGCACAACTGGGACGAACTGCGGCGATTCATGTGGGACTACGTCGGTATTGTGCGCACCAACAAGCGCTTGCAACGGGCACAGCACCGCGTGCGTCTGTTGCTGGATGAAATCGACGAGTTCTACAGCAACTACAAGGTCAGTCGGGATTTGATCGAACTGCGTAACCTGGCCCAAGTGGCCGAGCTGATGATTCAGTCAGCCATGGAACGCAAGGAGAGTCGCGGCCTGCATTACACCCTCGACTATCCGAACATGCTACCGGTTGCCCTGGACACTATTCTGGTGCCGCCCACCTACGTCGACTGA
- the rpoE gene encoding RNA polymerase sigma factor RpoE codes for MLTQEEDQQLVERVQRGDKRAFDLLVLKYQHKILGLIVRFVHDTHEAQDVAQEAFIKAYRALGNFRGDSAFYTWLYRIAINTAKNYLVSRGRRPPDSDVSSEDAEFYDGDHGLKDLESPERALLRDEIEGTVHRTIQQLPEDLRTALTLREFDGLSYEDIAAVMQCPVGTVRSRIFRAREAIDKALQPLLQEN; via the coding sequence ATGCTAACCCAGGAAGAGGATCAGCAGCTGGTCGAACGCGTTCAGCGCGGCGACAAGCGAGCTTTCGATCTGCTAGTGCTGAAATACCAGCACAAAATTCTCGGGTTGATCGTGCGTTTCGTGCACGACACCCATGAAGCCCAGGATGTGGCGCAGGAAGCCTTTATCAAGGCGTACCGGGCACTTGGAAATTTTCGCGGGGACAGCGCGTTTTATACGTGGCTTTACCGCATCGCCATTAACACGGCGAAAAACTATCTGGTTTCACGCGGCCGTCGGCCGCCGGATAGCGATGTCAGTTCCGAGGATGCAGAGTTCTACGATGGCGATCATGGCCTCAAGGATCTCGAGTCGCCAGAACGTGCATTGCTGCGGGATGAGATCGAAGGCACCGTCCATCGAACCATTCAGCAACTGCCAGAAGATTTGCGTACGGCTTTAACTTTACGTGAATTCGATGGTCTGAGTTACGAGGACATTGCGGCCGTCATGCAATGTCCGGTGGGTACCGTGCGCTCCCGGATTTTCCGCGCTCGGGAAGCCATCGATAAAGCCCTGCAGCCGTTGTTGCAGGAAAACTGA
- a CDS encoding sigma-E factor negative regulatory protein — protein MSREALQESLSAVMDNEADELELRRVLNAFDDVETRDTWARYQIARAVMHKDLLLPRLDIAAAVSAALADEAVPAKTTRGPWRSLGRLAVAASVTLAVLAGVRLYNQDEIAGVELAQQSSQPGLAVPQVKGPAVLAGYNESSEATGPMANGVLQGQPGWHDQRLPGYLRQHAQQAALKGTESALPYARAASLENR, from the coding sequence ATGAGTCGTGAAGCCCTGCAGGAATCGCTGTCCGCAGTGATGGATAACGAAGCGGACGAATTGGAATTGCGTCGGGTATTGAATGCCTTTGACGATGTTGAAACCCGTGATACCTGGGCTCGTTATCAAATCGCTCGGGCAGTTATGCACAAGGATTTGCTGCTTCCACGTCTGGATATCGCTGCGGCAGTCTCTGCTGCGCTGGCTGACGAAGCCGTACCTGCAAAAACCACCCGTGGTCCGTGGCGCAGCCTGGGTCGTCTGGCGGTCGCTGCTTCGGTAACCCTCGCCGTACTGGCAGGTGTTCGTCTGTATAACCAAGACGAGATCGCTGGGGTCGAACTGGCTCAACAATCCAGTCAACCAGGTCTGGCCGTTCCTCAGGTCAAGGGTCCAGCTGTATTAGCAGGCTACAATGAGAGTTCGGAAGCCACTGGCCCTATGGCCAACGGCGTATTGCAAGGTCAGCCAGGCTGGCACGATCAGCGTCTGCCAGGCTACTTGCGCCAACATGCTCAACAGGCTGCACTGAAAGGTACTGAGAGCGCTCTGCCTTACGCTCGTGCAGCAAGTCTGGAAAACCGTTAA
- a CDS encoding MucB/RseB C-terminal domain-containing protein, with protein MRAIPLLTLLLGGWFVVPAHADEAQDWLTRLGQAEQQQSFHGTFVYERNGSFSTHNIWHRVQDGKVRERLLQLDGSAQEVVRIDGRTQCVSGILIAGLGDSSSSAARTLDPQKLKNWYNLAVIGKSRVAGRAAVIVSLTPRDQHRYGFELHLDKETGLPLKSLLLNEKGQLLERFQFTQLDTADVPSDSDLQPGADCKTVALDSNKASAIKTAQVWRSDWLPPGFELTSSTSRKDPETKTQVNSLMYDDGLARFSVFLEPLNGATITDTRTQLGPTVAVSRRLTTPQGEMMVTVVGEIPIGTAERIALSMRSDATATK; from the coding sequence ATGCGCGCCATCCCTCTACTTACGCTTCTGCTCGGTGGCTGGTTTGTTGTTCCAGCCCATGCTGATGAAGCCCAGGACTGGTTGACCCGTCTGGGCCAAGCCGAGCAACAGCAAAGCTTTCACGGTACATTCGTCTACGAGCGTAACGGTAGTTTTTCTACCCACAACATCTGGCACCGCGTCCAGGATGGCAAGGTCCGCGAGCGGTTACTCCAGCTCGACGGCTCGGCACAGGAAGTCGTGCGTATTGATGGGCGTACTCAATGCGTTAGCGGCATTCTGATAGCAGGGCTTGGAGATTCCTCCAGCTCCGCTGCTCGTACACTCGATCCACAAAAACTAAAGAATTGGTACAACCTTGCCGTCATTGGCAAGTCGCGTGTGGCCGGGCGTGCGGCAGTAATCGTTTCACTGACACCTCGCGATCAGCACCGCTACGGTTTTGAATTGCATCTGGATAAAGAAACCGGCCTGCCTCTCAAATCATTGCTTTTGAATGAAAAAGGGCAATTGCTGGAGCGATTCCAGTTCACGCAACTGGATACCGCCGATGTTCCGTCCGACAGCGACTTGCAGCCTGGCGCCGATTGCAAAACGGTTGCCCTCGACAGCAACAAGGCTTCTGCAATCAAGACGGCGCAAGTATGGCGTTCGGACTGGTTACCACCTGGTTTCGAGCTGACCAGCAGTACCTCCCGCAAGGATCCAGAGACCAAAACCCAAGTCAACAGTCTGATGTATGACGATGGTCTGGCCCGTTTCTCGGTTTTCCTTGAGCCGTTGAATGGCGCAACAATTACTGACACTCGCACCCAGTTGGGGCCGACCGTTGCAGTTTCCCGACGCTTGACTACCCCGCAAGGCGAGATGATGGTGACCGTGGTCGGTGAGATTCCGATTGGCACCGCCGAACGGATTGCGCTATCCATGCGCAGCGACGCCACTGCAACCAAGTAG